The stretch of DNA CGAATATATCTCACATTCTCTAACCCTTCTCGCAATAAGTTGAGTATATTGCGAACCATAATCTAATACAAGAACCCAACCATTCGTTTGTTTAGACATTTAAGAAAATTCGAAGTCCCACGATCTCAGTTCATCAAGCGATTCATAATGAGTCAAATCATAATGAATAGGTGTAATTGATATCTTGTTATTTAAAATTGCAATATCATCTGCATCGGGTGGTTCCTGATCCAGGTTCACTTTTTGACCCGTTAGCCAATAGTATGTTTTTTTATGGGGATCTACCCTCATGTCAAAATTTTCACGATACATCGCCATACCCTGGCGAGTAATTTCTATACCCTTAATTTGATCTTCCGGAATTGCTGGAATATTGACATTTAAGTAAGTTGCCGGCCGCATTCCATTATTCAAAACTTTTAATGCTAATTTTCCGGCAAACTTTGCAGCGAATGAAAAATCTGCAGGCTCATATGTTGCCAGGGAGAAGGCAATAGAAGGGACACCCAAAATTGTTCCTTCCGTTGCTGCTGAAACAGTTCCGGAATAAAGAACATTAATCCCAGTATTGGAGCCGTGATTAATTCCCGATACGACTAGATCCGGTTTTCGCTCTTTTAATAATGCCCAATATGCTATTTTTACGCAATCAGCAGGAGTACCACTAACTCCGAAACCAAAAAATTCGCCGTTTTTATCGCATTTTGTAACTCTAAGAGGCGACAGCAAAGTAATGGCATGGCCAACAGCGCTTTGCTCACTTAAGGGAGCCACAACAATAACCTCGCCAATATTTTTCATTTCTTCGGCTAATGAGGCGATCCCCGAAGCATAAATACCATCATCATTTACAACCAATATAAAAGGAGGTTTTGTTTTATTTTGCATAAGAGTTA from candidate division KSB1 bacterium encodes:
- the surE gene encoding 5'/3'-nucleotidase SurE; protein product: MQNKTKPPFILVVNDDGIYASGIASLAEEMKNIGEVIVVAPLSEQSAVGHAITLLSPLRVTKCDKNGEFFGFGVSGTPADCVKIAYWALLKERKPDLVVSGINHGSNTGINVLYSGTVSAATEGTILGVPSIAFSLATYEPADFSFAAKFAGKLALKVLNNGMRPATYLNVNIPAIPEDQIKGIEITRQGMAMYRENFDMRVDPHKKTYYWLTGQKVNLDQEPPDADDIAILNNKISITPIHYDLTHYESLDELRSWDFEFS